The following coding sequences lie in one Drosophila sulfurigaster albostrigata strain 15112-1811.04 chromosome 2R, ASM2355843v2, whole genome shotgun sequence genomic window:
- the LOC133835653 gene encoding centrosomal and chromosomal factor, whose protein sequence is MTMAACYANYDMSSMSSLSLSHSMSAALQQQQQQQQQQQQQQQQQQQQLQQQQQQQHHHQQQQQQQHMYHAAVAAHQQQLLQQQQQQQQQQQRQQHQPANNNNTRLSHGAAAAAAAAAQQTHVAAAVAASNQRQQSSSNTNSSSNNSTNNAVAVASNSSSSSAAVNKDYSIPLHVDCSVEYELPNQPKPPAGQRVEPLLMIHPCYFRKMESQRRSPFVNNMQATATARSAASSAVSSAAALGSSSAAAAPSSAARRKTQMQQQQQQQQQQQQQQQRQAAYQQQLRQQQQQQQMSQMSQQALYPVQQQQQQQQQQQQQLRQQQQQQQQQQQRNQSRQSQSHSATSAAATSASNQWEQLTQQQQQHSHIHSHGHTHAHSHTHTQHQQQHMQHAATLYSAKSSAAVNSAVTSSANAAAAAAAGKRDALISGSSSYASSAAVAKQQQQQQHCLPPPVAPWDATAAAAAAALLIDRSPMATVPSNYQAGPEATPMHRLPPPPPQAAAATDKLSGKYRQYLRTQHRMHPYAAAAAAAASLAAAAAGANLGPASFVPFGSAAAAATSATAAAPTFQQLQQISCYNV, encoded by the coding sequence ATGACGATGGCTGCTTGCTATGCAAACTATGACATGTCGTCCATGtcttctctctcgctttcgcaCAGCATGTCGGCAgctctgcagcagcaacagcagcagcagcagcaacaacaacagcagcagcagcagcaacaacaacagttgcagcagcagcaacagcagcaacatcatcatcaacagcaacagcagcaacaacacatgTATCacgctgcagttgctgcacatcagcaacagttgctgcaacagcagcagcagcagcaacaacagcagcaacgtcagcaacatcaacccgccaacaacaacaacacacgtCTCAGCCACGGcgctgcggcggcggcggcggcagcagcacaGCAAACGCATGTGGCTGCCGCCGTCGCTGCCAGTAATCAGCgacagcagagcagcagcaacaccaacagcagcagcaacaacagcaccaacaatgctgtcgctgtcgccagcaacagcagcagcagctctgcCGCAGTCAACAAGGACTACAGCATTCCACTGCACGTCGACTGCAGCGTCGAATACGAGCTGCCCAATCAGCCAAAGCCGCCCGCCGGGCAGCGCGTTGAGCCGCTGCTGATGATTCATCCCTGCTACTTTCGCAAAATGGAGTCGCAGCGCCGCAGCCCCTTCGTCAACAACATGCaggcgacggcgactgcgcgCAGTGCCGCCAGCAGCGCGGTGAGCAGCGCCGCTGCCTTGGGCTCCAGCTCTGCGGCTGCAGCGCCCAGCAGCGCTGCCAGGCGCAAGACtcagatgcagcagcagcaacagcagcagcagcaacaacaacagcagcagcagcggcaggcAGCGTATCAGCAGCAACtgcgtcagcagcagcagcaacaacaaatgtcaCAAATGTCGCAGCAGGCGTTGTATCcagtgcagcaacagcagcagcaacaacagcagcagcagcagcaactgcgccaacagcaacagcagcagcagcaacaacaacagcgcaacCAAAGtcgtcaaagccaaagccattCAGCCacctcagcagcagcgacgtctGCGTCGAATCAATGGGAACAAttgacgcagcagcagcaacaacattcacacatacactctcacggacacacacatgcgcactctcacacacacacacaacaccagcagcaacacatgcagcatgcagcgaCGCTTTACTCAGCCAAAAGCTCAGCTGCAGTCAACTCCGCCGTCACCTCCTCAGCCaacgccgctgccgctgcggctGCTGGCAAACGCGATGCGTTAATTtcgggcagcagcagctatgCCAGCAGCGCTGCCGTcgccaaacagcagcagcaacagcagcactgCCTCCCACCCCCCGTTGCGCCTTGGGATGCGActgcggcggcagcggcggctgcGCTGCTGATCGATCGGTCGCCGATGGCAACAGTTCCTAGCAATTATCAGGCCGGTCCTGAGGCCACGCCCATGCACCGCCTGCCGCCGCCGCCCCCACAGGCGGCAGCAGCGACCGACAAGCTGAGCGGCAAATATCGCCAATATTTGCGCACTCAGCATCGCATGCATCCCTacgcagcagcggcggcggcagcggcgtcGCTGGCCGCGGCTGCAGCTGGCGCCAACTTGGGGCCGGCGTCGTTTGTACCCTTTGGctcagcggcggcggcagcgacgtcggcaacggcagcagcgcCAACATtccagcaactgcagcaaatcTCCTGCTACAACGTGTga